Proteins encoded in a region of the Hyphomicrobiales bacterium genome:
- a CDS encoding TauD/TfdA family dioxygenase — MFKKIVFDSTVNANAVAEAIRQDWLDKKVIHVKRPHQGDTDELRAFYDEVLETLGDPVDIGEDATVGDRDNQRTGLRWMEIRYDPNIPDAYRHSSNPQPLHTDGSYIPDFPDAAIIYCQSSANNGGETVFLDSKVLIDALESDAPELLARLRGNIIPHSRSGDTRVSKIIEGDTQDPTLHWNYYCVAKDIDDDLKELREEFHQFLLNSQKVQDSLVAVTLRPGDCVIWKDDKTLHGRNSFDPKVKSERFLWKSAVHVRH, encoded by the coding sequence ATGTTCAAAAAAATCGTTTTTGATTCTACTGTTAATGCCAACGCGGTTGCGGAAGCTATTCGTCAAGATTGGTTGGATAAAAAAGTAATTCATGTCAAGCGTCCTCATCAAGGTGACACTGATGAATTGCGGGCTTTTTATGATGAAGTCCTTGAAACACTAGGCGATCCCGTTGATATCGGCGAAGATGCAACCGTGGGCGACCGTGACAATCAAAGAACAGGCCTGAGATGGATGGAAATCCGTTACGATCCTAACATCCCAGATGCCTATAGGCATTCTTCGAACCCGCAACCTCTTCATACAGATGGTTCATACATTCCAGATTTCCCAGATGCCGCAATCATATATTGCCAGTCGAGCGCCAATAATGGCGGGGAAACTGTTTTTCTAGACTCAAAAGTTTTGATTGATGCGCTTGAGAGTGATGCTCCTGAGCTTCTCGCACGTCTTCGCGGAAATATAATTCCACATTCACGATCAGGAGACACACGCGTCTCTAAAATCATTGAAGGTGACACACAGGATCCAACACTTCACTGGAACTATTATTGCGTCGCTAAAGATATAGATGACGATTTAAAGGAACTGCGCGAAGAGTTTCACCAATTCCTACTTAACAGTCAAAAGGTGCAAGATTCTCTCGTTGCAGTAACGTTAAGACCAGGTGATTGTGTCATCTGGAAAGATGACAAAACTCTCCATGGGCGCAATAGCTTTGATCCGAAAGTGAAATCAGAACGGTTTTTATGGAAGTCCGCCGTTCATGTGAGGCACTAA
- a CDS encoding sugar transferase — translation MKFGGYLSSEQMKPSSHSFYVNHIKRAIDLFAAIVTIPLWGGVCLLLCLLIKINMGGPVLFRQDRGGYRCEKFKLFKFRTMTQQKDENGDLLPDDQRITPLGRFIRSSSLDELPSLLNVILGDMSLIGPRPFIYDYMDYYTEEQKARHNLRPGVTGWAQINGRNTITWEQKFEYDLWYVENVSFGLDISIILKTFKKVLFRSNVNSNQDETMPRFDAGKIKRNSDNQS, via the coding sequence ATGAAATTCGGCGGTTATTTGAGCAGTGAACAAATGAAACCTTCAAGTCATTCCTTCTATGTCAACCATATCAAACGTGCGATTGACCTTTTTGCCGCGATTGTAACGATCCCGTTGTGGGGTGGAGTTTGCCTATTACTTTGCCTACTCATTAAAATAAACATGGGTGGCCCAGTTTTGTTCAGGCAAGACCGTGGTGGATACCGTTGTGAAAAATTTAAGCTGTTCAAATTTCGAACAATGACCCAACAAAAGGACGAAAATGGCGACCTTTTACCTGACGATCAAAGGATAACTCCATTGGGGCGTTTTATACGCTCAAGCAGTCTGGATGAGCTACCATCTCTTCTCAACGTTATATTGGGAGACATGAGCCTGATTGGGCCAAGGCCCTTTATATATGATTATATGGATTATTATACAGAGGAGCAAAAAGCGCGGCATAACCTGAGACCCGGCGTAACCGGATGGGCTCAGATTAATGGGCGTAATACGATTACGTGGGAGCAGAAATTTGAGTATGATTTATGGTATGTAGAAAATGTGAGTTTTGGGCTCGATATCAGTATAATCCTTAAAACCTTCAAAAAAGTCTTGTTCAGGAGTAACGTAAACTCCAATCAGGATGAAACCATGCCGCGTTTCGATGCAGGTAAAATCAAGCGAAATTCTGACAATCAGAGTTAG
- a CDS encoding DegT/DnrJ/EryC1/StrS aminotransferase family protein: protein MLHGPFPPWPNFTQEEADAVQRVLLSNKVNYWTGDECKQFEKEFAEFAGAEHAIAVSNGTIALDLALVGLGIGSHNGGSASDEVIVTPRSFLASVSCVVNAGAIPVFADVDLETQLITAETVAPHISVNTKAILCVHLFGWPCDMDALRDLVAGRGIKLIEDCAQAHGAKYKGKPVGSLGDVAAWSFCQDKIMTTGGEGGMVTCNDLDLWKRMWAYKDHGKSYDAVFNRDHPPGFRWLHESFGTNWRMTEIQGAIGRIQLKRLPSWTRQRTENAEALKKLLMPFSGPDKWLRVPDLQCMACEEPCNPDGACKHAWYKFSAFVQPENLPTDISRDDVIGMIAEQGLPCMQGSCSEIYLERAFDNTRLRPANRLPNAQKLGETSLLFVVHPGVDVAGISLDLN from the coding sequence ATGCTCCACGGACCCTTCCCTCCCTGGCCAAATTTCACACAAGAAGAAGCAGATGCTGTGCAGCGTGTATTGCTTTCTAACAAGGTGAATTATTGGACTGGCGATGAGTGCAAGCAATTCGAAAAAGAATTTGCAGAATTTGCAGGTGCCGAACATGCAATTGCAGTTTCCAATGGCACAATTGCACTTGACCTAGCGCTGGTTGGGCTTGGAATAGGGTCGCATAATGGCGGATCAGCTTCTGACGAAGTTATCGTAACGCCACGCAGCTTCTTGGCTTCAGTATCATGTGTTGTAAACGCTGGCGCCATTCCCGTATTTGCGGATGTAGATTTAGAAACTCAGCTCATAACAGCAGAAACAGTCGCGCCTCATATCTCAGTAAATACGAAAGCCATCTTGTGCGTGCACCTATTTGGCTGGCCGTGTGACATGGACGCCCTTCGCGATCTTGTTGCAGGTCGTGGCATCAAGCTCATAGAAGATTGCGCACAGGCCCATGGTGCTAAATACAAGGGCAAGCCAGTTGGCAGCTTGGGAGATGTGGCCGCATGGTCATTTTGCCAAGATAAAATCATGACCACAGGCGGCGAAGGCGGCATGGTCACTTGTAATGATTTAGATCTTTGGAAAAGAATGTGGGCCTACAAAGATCATGGCAAGAGTTACGATGCTGTCTTTAACCGTGATCATCCGCCAGGGTTTCGCTGGCTGCATGAAAGCTTTGGAACCAATTGGCGGATGACGGAAATTCAAGGCGCAATAGGCCGAATACAGTTGAAACGCTTACCATCATGGACACGCCAACGTACGGAAAATGCAGAGGCTCTCAAGAAATTACTTATGCCGTTTAGCGGGCCGGATAAATGGCTTCGCGTTCCCGATTTGCAATGTATGGCATGCGAAGAACCATGCAACCCCGACGGGGCTTGTAAGCACGCATGGTATAAATTCAGCGCCTTTGTGCAGCCTGAAAACCTACCCACCGACATTTCACGCGACGATGTTATCGGCATGATTGCAGAGCAAGGTTTACCATGCATGCAAGGCAGTTGCAGCGAGATTTATCTAGAGCGGGCCTTTGATAATACAAGGCTAAGACCTGCTAACCGACTTCCAAATGCACAAAAACTTGGCGAAACCAGCCTATTGTTTGTTGTGCACCCGGGAGTTGATGTTGCGGGCATATCGCTTGATTTGAATTAG
- a CDS encoding class I SAM-dependent methyltransferase, whose product MSLVQRLDKLWYPNHEHAWDAKNFRKRILEKVSSDMTLLDVGSGRGAEPAMNFRDIAKKVYGADIDPAAMDNPYLDEPMLFQDGELPKLEDATIDLAFSCNVWEHVADPKPFLKEVNRVLVQGGLFLAKTPNFWHYMPIIAHLTPHWFHVYYNKLRGRNVVDTFPTVYALNTYKDIKRHAEENGYEVLYIEAEEGRPEYLRISAFTYVFGYLYERAVNLLGLNSLKVVYYIALRKK is encoded by the coding sequence ATGAGCCTCGTACAGCGCCTAGACAAGCTTTGGTATCCCAATCACGAACATGCATGGGATGCTAAAAACTTCCGTAAGCGTATTTTGGAGAAAGTATCTTCAGATATGACCTTATTGGATGTTGGTTCAGGCCGTGGCGCGGAACCGGCGATGAATTTTCGCGATATCGCCAAGAAAGTCTATGGAGCAGATATTGATCCGGCTGCCATGGATAATCCTTATCTTGATGAGCCGATGCTGTTTCAAGATGGCGAGCTCCCCAAACTGGAAGACGCTACAATTGATCTGGCTTTCTCCTGTAATGTCTGGGAGCATGTTGCCGACCCCAAGCCCTTTTTGAAAGAAGTAAACAGGGTTCTGGTACAAGGTGGATTGTTCTTAGCCAAGACACCCAATTTTTGGCACTACATGCCTATTATTGCTCATCTCACACCGCACTGGTTTCATGTTTATTATAATAAGCTAAGAGGCCGTAATGTCGTTGATACTTTCCCGACTGTATATGCTTTGAACACTTATAAAGATATCAAACGCCATGCTGAAGAGAACGGCTATGAGGTGCTTTACATTGAAGCTGAAGAAGGTCGTCCAGAATATTTGCGTATATCTGCTTTCACATATGTGTTTGGATATCTATATGAACGAGCAGTCAATCTTCTTGGGTTAAATTCGCTCAAGGTTGTCTATTACATCGCCCTGCGCAAAAAATAG
- a CDS encoding acetyltransferase, whose translation MASHTPTIDTGRRLLLIGAGGHGKVAADIAEICGFKDITFLDQSYPERETNGSWKIVGDLTSIDNYKAQGCAFFLTVGNNQTRERLWKECKLQECVQLIHPSTNISRYATLNFGVLAVAGVIVNPDTVIGCGTILNTACTIDHDCVIGDFVHVSPGANIAGGCRIGDRSWIGIGASIKQGVTIGRDVTVGAGATVVNDIPDGLTVTGTPAKPFKEQ comes from the coding sequence TTGGCTTCACATACACCAACGATTGATACTGGCCGTAGACTGCTTTTGATTGGTGCTGGTGGGCACGGCAAAGTAGCCGCTGATATTGCTGAAATTTGCGGCTTTAAGGATATCACCTTTCTTGACCAATCTTATCCAGAGCGTGAGACAAACGGTTCATGGAAAATTGTCGGTGATTTAACGAGCATTGATAATTATAAAGCACAAGGCTGTGCATTCTTTTTAACGGTTGGGAATAATCAGACCCGTGAAAGATTATGGAAAGAATGCAAGCTTCAAGAATGTGTTCAACTCATTCACCCTTCAACCAACATTTCCCGATATGCCACACTTAATTTTGGCGTGCTTGCGGTTGCAGGTGTGATTGTAAACCCTGATACAGTTATTGGGTGTGGCACGATACTCAATACAGCGTGTACCATTGATCATGACTGTGTGATTGGGGATTTCGTACATGTTTCACCTGGAGCAAATATCGCTGGCGGCTGTCGTATTGGTGACCGCTCGTGGATTGGTATTGGCGCCTCCATCAAACAAGGTGTAACAATTGGCCGCGATGTTACAGTTGGTGCTGGGGCGACAGTTGTTAATGATATACCCGATGGTTTGACCGTTACAGGCACGCCTGCCAAACCTTTTAAGGAACAATAA